Proteins from one Candidatus Manganitrophaceae bacterium genomic window:
- a CDS encoding vitamin B12-dependent ribonucleotide reductase, whose amino-acid sequence MKLEPTEKKKGLTSNALLVLEKRYLMKEDGKVVETPEMLFRRVAWNIAEADRLYDPAADIDSVSEEFYRLMSDLRFLPNSPTLMNAGRDLQQLSACFVLPVGDSMEEIFDAIKQTAMIHKTGGGTGFSFSQLRPKNDHVRTTGGVASGPISFMKVFNHATEAVKQGGTRRGANMGILRVDHPDILDFIRCKEDTGEVINFNISVAITDSFMQALEKGEDYPLVNPRTGEVVRKISAREVMEQISRQAHKTGEPGLFFIDRANKTNPTPLIGSIEATNPCGEQPLLPYESCNLGSVSLERHLIEENGKYRIDWPALEETIRSSIYFLDNVIDMNRYPLKEIEKVTKANRKIGLGIMGFARMLFKLGIAYDSELGLETARQVMAFIRDTGYQESERLAEQRGVYPNWSGSRHEERGEKVRNSYITTVAPTGTISMIADTSGGCEPEFSLIWYKNVMGGEKLSYALDYFVEVAKREGFWSDDLPNQIIENHGSVRGLEQIPLEWRQVFVTAHEISPKWHVLMQAAFQEFSDSAVSKTINLAPHATVEEVKEAYLLAYNSGCKGITVYRDGSRPDQVMNVGKVSAKENGNGTGDLQGMLHWGDVLDLPDIVDEKRVRVRTKDGNAYIHVAFLNGKPREIFANPALGQHQSLVAIVGRFGSEILRLGGSITRIAHHLHEVHREYGDIRVPLMAINGGIQKVMDSVGQPVTITEPCPECKDTMRMQEGCMKCPNVECGYSRC is encoded by the coding sequence ATGAAACTCGAACCTACGGAGAAAAAGAAAGGGCTCACATCGAATGCGCTTCTTGTCCTCGAGAAGCGTTATTTAATGAAGGAAGATGGGAAAGTCGTCGAAACACCGGAGATGCTTTTTAGAAGGGTCGCCTGGAACATCGCCGAAGCCGATCGACTCTATGATCCGGCCGCCGATATCGATTCAGTCTCGGAAGAGTTCTATCGGCTGATGTCGGATCTTCGGTTTCTTCCGAATTCGCCGACCCTCATGAACGCCGGCCGGGATCTGCAGCAGCTCTCGGCCTGTTTCGTCCTGCCGGTCGGAGATTCGATGGAGGAGATCTTCGATGCGATCAAGCAGACGGCGATGATTCATAAAACCGGGGGCGGCACCGGCTTCTCCTTTAGCCAGCTTCGGCCGAAGAACGATCACGTTCGGACAACCGGCGGCGTCGCATCGGGACCGATCTCCTTCATGAAGGTCTTTAATCATGCGACGGAGGCGGTCAAACAGGGTGGCACACGGCGCGGCGCGAATATGGGGATCCTCCGGGTCGATCATCCGGACATCTTGGATTTCATCCGGTGCAAGGAAGACACGGGGGAGGTGATTAATTTCAACATCTCAGTCGCGATCACCGACAGCTTCATGCAGGCGCTCGAAAAGGGAGAGGATTATCCGCTCGTCAATCCGCGGACCGGGGAGGTGGTCAGGAAAATATCGGCCCGGGAGGTGATGGAGCAGATCTCACGGCAAGCGCACAAAACGGGCGAGCCGGGACTCTTCTTCATCGATCGGGCGAACAAGACCAACCCCACGCCTCTCATTGGTTCAATCGAGGCGACCAATCCGTGCGGAGAACAGCCGTTGCTGCCCTACGAGAGCTGCAACTTGGGAAGCGTCAGTCTGGAGCGGCACCTCATCGAGGAGAATGGAAAATACAGGATCGATTGGCCTGCGCTGGAGGAAACGATTCGATCTTCCATCTATTTTCTCGACAACGTCATCGATATGAACCGGTACCCGCTGAAGGAGATCGAGAAGGTCACGAAAGCGAATCGAAAGATCGGGTTGGGAATCATGGGCTTCGCGCGGATGCTGTTTAAATTGGGCATCGCTTACGACTCGGAATTGGGACTCGAGACGGCCCGACAGGTCATGGCGTTCATTCGAGACACCGGGTATCAAGAGTCGGAACGTCTCGCGGAACAGAGAGGGGTCTATCCGAACTGGAGCGGATCCCGTCATGAAGAAAGGGGAGAGAAGGTCCGCAACTCGTACATCACCACGGTCGCGCCGACCGGGACGATCTCCATGATCGCCGATACCTCCGGAGGGTGCGAGCCGGAATTCTCCCTGATCTGGTACAAGAACGTGATGGGGGGAGAGAAGCTCTCTTATGCGCTCGACTACTTTGTTGAGGTGGCGAAGCGAGAGGGTTTTTGGAGCGACGATCTTCCGAATCAGATCATCGAGAACCATGGATCGGTCCGGGGACTCGAGCAGATCCCGCTGGAATGGAGACAAGTGTTCGTAACGGCGCATGAGATCTCGCCCAAATGGCATGTCTTGATGCAGGCCGCTTTCCAGGAATTCAGCGACTCGGCCGTCAGCAAGACGATCAATCTCGCTCCCCACGCAACCGTCGAGGAGGTGAAGGAGGCCTATCTTTTGGCTTACAACTCAGGCTGCAAGGGAATCACCGTCTACCGGGATGGCAGCCGGCCGGATCAGGTGATGAATGTCGGAAAGGTCAGCGCGAAGGAAAATGGAAACGGTACAGGAGATTTACAAGGGATGCTTCACTGGGGCGATGTTCTGGATTTGCCGGATATCGTCGACGAGAAACGGGTCCGCGTTCGAACGAAGGATGGGAACGCGTATATTCACGTCGCGTTCCTGAATGGAAAACCGCGGGAGATCTTCGCCAACCCGGCCTTAGGACAGCATCAGAGCCTGGTTGCGATCGTCGGCCGCTTTGGTTCGGAGATTCTGCGATTGGGGGGATCGATCACAAGGATCGCCCATCATCTCCATGAAGTTCATCGGGAGTACGGCGACATCCGGGTTCCTTTGATGGCGATCAACGGAGGAATTCAAAAGGTCATGGATTCCGTCGGCCAGCCGGTCACAATCACCGAGCCGTGTCCCGAATGTAAAGACACGATGCGGATGCAGGAAGGGTGCATGAAGTGTCCGAACGTGGAGTGCGGCTATAGCCGGTGCTGA
- a CDS encoding sigma-54-dependent Fis family transcriptional regulator: MNNMVLVIEENPVFSSMYRKVLKFCGKEAIIASGRRTGLYLLKRRNPAIIFIEIKINGQSEEGLLFIKEALREKPGLVLIAVSSEDESKVIDSTLNLGAIDFLVKDHNSQDQIEAYIPQVIKRVETEVRLTANVAANGGLLFGPDQMIVGKSQTMLPIYRLIQKVADDKSSVLVLGGSGTGKELIAKAIHAGKSGRLPFVSIDCGCIQKSLLESELFGVRENYPGMHNKEKLVGQLETAGAGTLLLDEVGNMPVDLQASLLRVLQEREFRPLGAEKPIPLHAQVVATTNLNLDNAIGSGQFREDLYFRLNAVRIVLPDLKQRQEDIPLLVRYYLKQHESRVGFKVEVLPEAMDKLIKYDWPGNVRELFQTLQRTLTTHRSRYLAPRHFDVCLTPPESGDLRRKVSDYEKELLEKALDQSGWNQSQAAKKLHISRSGLIREMKKHGLRKERSGTELPS; the protein is encoded by the coding sequence ATGAATAATATGGTTTTAGTCATTGAAGAGAATCCTGTTTTCTCAAGCATGTATCGAAAGGTACTAAAATTCTGTGGCAAAGAGGCCATTATCGCCTCAGGGAGAAGGACCGGGTTGTACCTTTTAAAAAGACGGAATCCGGCGATCATTTTTATTGAGATCAAGATTAACGGACAATCTGAAGAAGGCCTCTTATTTATTAAGGAAGCGTTAAGAGAAAAACCAGGCCTAGTATTGATCGCGGTCAGCAGTGAAGATGAATCAAAAGTGATTGATAGTACCCTTAATCTGGGAGCCATTGATTTCCTTGTAAAGGATCACAATTCACAAGATCAGATCGAAGCCTACATACCTCAAGTAATAAAACGGGTAGAGACAGAAGTCCGCCTCACCGCTAACGTCGCGGCCAATGGCGGTCTATTGTTCGGACCGGACCAAATGATCGTCGGGAAATCACAAACGATGCTCCCAATATACAGGCTTATTCAGAAGGTGGCCGACGATAAGTCTTCTGTCCTCGTTCTCGGAGGGAGCGGGACTGGAAAAGAGCTGATCGCCAAAGCCATTCATGCCGGTAAAAGTGGGCGGCTGCCTTTTGTATCGATCGATTGCGGATGTATCCAGAAATCGCTTCTGGAAAGTGAACTTTTTGGTGTGAGAGAGAACTATCCTGGTATGCACAATAAAGAGAAGCTTGTTGGTCAATTAGAAACGGCCGGCGCCGGCACACTTTTGCTTGATGAGGTCGGGAATATGCCGGTAGACCTTCAGGCGTCTCTATTACGTGTCCTGCAAGAAAGGGAATTCCGGCCGCTGGGAGCTGAGAAACCAATACCCCTTCACGCGCAAGTTGTGGCTACAACGAATCTCAATCTGGACAATGCCATTGGATCAGGGCAATTCCGAGAAGATCTCTATTTTCGTCTCAACGCGGTCAGAATAGTCCTCCCAGACCTTAAACAACGGCAAGAAGATATTCCATTGCTCGTCCGCTATTATTTGAAACAGCATGAGTCTCGCGTTGGTTTCAAGGTTGAGGTTCTTCCGGAAGCCATGGACAAACTCATAAAATATGACTGGCCCGGAAACGTCCGAGAACTTTTCCAGACACTTCAGCGGACCCTCACCACTCACCGATCACGGTACCTGGCGCCTCGTCATTTTGACGTATGTTTAACGCCTCCCGAATCAGGAGATCTTCGGCGCAAAGTGAGTGACTACGAAAAAGAACTTCTTGAAAAGGCGCTCGATCAGTCGGGATGGAATCAATCGCAGGCCGCTAAAAAGCTCCACATCAGTAGGTCGGGATTGATTCGGGAAATGAAGAAACATGGTTTGCGAAAGGAGCGGAGCGGAACGGAACTCCCTTCTTGA
- a CDS encoding sigma-54-dependent Fis family transcriptional regulator — MPEESKRFGRILIVDDDEEFRLGLKDRFVAAGYRVLEADSCADTKEVLKTHEVDLVLLDIQLQDGNGLEMLEQIKTFDEAPEVIVLTGHATIDKTVEAMKKGAWDFVPKHCSIEDLEIRVVKACQHHGLKRETVVLKAAQKEEIPVVGRSKEIVDCLDMARQLANTDRRVLILGETGTGKEVLARFIHAQSGRAGGPFLAISCTNLTAELAESELFGHERGAFTGASHQKLGKVELAHGGTLFFDEIGDAPPIIQAKLLRFLETGEYERLGSNKNRQSNVRILAATNRDLLEDVKTGGFRKDLFYRLNVMKIMLPPLRDRKQDILDLTKYFLTEVALKTKSNELYTVTDEAQNALIAYDWPGNIRELRNVIDRATALCDGRLIRAKHLQLTVEEDLTSTNNCTCHRGSGSYHDKIAECEKKILTTVFKESNGNKNEVARRLGLHRTHLVKKLRALGLLK, encoded by the coding sequence ATGCCTGAAGAGAGCAAACGCTTTGGCCGAATCCTTATCGTTGATGATGACGAAGAATTTCGACTCGGTCTCAAAGACCGCTTCGTAGCAGCCGGATACCGCGTGCTTGAGGCCGATTCTTGTGCAGATACAAAAGAGGTCTTAAAAACGCACGAGGTTGATCTGGTCCTTTTGGATATTCAGTTGCAGGATGGGAATGGCCTTGAGATGCTGGAGCAGATAAAGACTTTCGACGAAGCCCCAGAGGTAATCGTCTTAACGGGTCACGCGACTATTGATAAGACCGTCGAGGCGATGAAAAAAGGCGCGTGGGATTTTGTGCCAAAGCATTGCTCGATCGAAGATTTGGAAATTCGCGTTGTAAAGGCATGCCAGCACCACGGCCTGAAACGGGAAACAGTCGTTCTTAAAGCCGCCCAGAAAGAGGAGATACCCGTTGTCGGAAGGAGCAAAGAAATTGTCGACTGTCTTGATATGGCAAGGCAGCTAGCCAACACAGACCGGAGAGTGTTAATTCTCGGAGAGACTGGTACGGGGAAGGAGGTCCTAGCACGATTTATTCATGCTCAGAGCGGGAGGGCTGGTGGACCCTTTTTGGCGATTAGCTGTACGAACTTGACTGCAGAACTCGCTGAGTCGGAACTCTTCGGGCACGAGCGAGGGGCTTTTACCGGAGCAAGTCACCAGAAATTGGGAAAAGTTGAGTTGGCGCACGGGGGCACTCTTTTTTTCGATGAAATTGGAGATGCCCCGCCAATCATACAGGCAAAACTGCTCCGCTTCCTGGAGACAGGCGAATACGAGCGTCTGGGAAGCAACAAGAATCGGCAGTCGAATGTGCGAATCCTTGCAGCCACCAACCGGGATTTATTGGAAGATGTAAAAACTGGGGGATTCCGGAAAGACTTATTTTACCGGCTGAATGTGATGAAAATCATGCTTCCACCATTGCGTGATCGGAAACAGGACATTCTGGATTTAACGAAGTATTTTCTAACCGAGGTCGCTCTAAAAACAAAGTCCAATGAACTGTATACGGTGACAGATGAAGCACAGAATGCCTTGATAGCCTATGACTGGCCGGGAAATATCCGGGAGCTTCGAAACGTGATCGATCGGGCCACGGCCCTCTGCGATGGCCGTCTCATCAGAGCAAAACATCTTCAACTAACCGTGGAAGAGGACCTAACTTCAACGAATAACTGTACTTGCCATCGAGGATCTGGGTCGTATCACGATAAGATAGCTGAATGTGAAAAGAAGATACTTACGACGGTATTCAAGGAATCTAATGGAAATAAGAATGAAGTGGCAAGACGATTAGGCCTGCACCGCACACATCTCGTGAAGAAATTAAGGGCATTGGGTCTTTTGAAATAA
- a CDS encoding HAMP domain-containing histidine kinase, with protein MISKLSFRKRLVIFGAAWLIVCTGVLAYYLISQAEWSLLESAVQRSKLLANHLADQAGSALFSGNQEALESLIKSVKEQPDILGVRILYKDRNYGGPETAPPAVGKSIKSMGSNSSLIEVNHVRAIESYKIIGDISHNAPISEEGVFRKVDGGPPIGRAIVSLSVEPIYDQIDALRVKAITFLIAVLIIGILMAWAASGEMISPLRQLAAHVSSMADVSETGADGMSSTMDEVDLVRDSFLRLKESLDERTAELALTRFNLEDNIRKHITLEARNSELEQILNLKSDLILQLSHDIMTPLGALSTHIANFNEISKPQLTKQEKNRLLRMLDLCERLKRMLGEVLEFAVRETGKIELRRRKVDLGELAGQVLFALESMQEEMKVRCNLANDFKGKFAYADPDHVEQILMNLIHNAIKASPPGSCIVITADENRSQIEIGVKDTGFGVARDFQSKLFEKPVNPKGPNGNGVGLYICRFLVELQGGKIWFKTEDKGSTFFFTLPKCPSKIEAGISDA; from the coding sequence ATGATATCTAAACTAAGCTTTCGGAAACGTTTGGTCATCTTCGGCGCAGCGTGGTTAATAGTCTGTACCGGCGTATTGGCTTATTATCTAATCTCTCAAGCGGAATGGTCCCTTCTTGAGAGCGCTGTACAGCGCTCCAAACTTTTGGCCAACCATTTGGCCGATCAAGCGGGCAGCGCTCTCTTTAGTGGAAATCAGGAAGCCCTCGAGTCTTTAATCAAAAGCGTAAAAGAACAGCCGGATATTCTAGGTGTAAGGATCTTGTACAAAGACAGGAACTATGGAGGACCTGAAACAGCGCCGCCGGCGGTCGGAAAATCTATAAAGTCCATGGGCAGTAATTCCAGTTTAATCGAAGTCAATCACGTGCGGGCCATAGAATCGTACAAGATTATTGGGGATATATCCCACAACGCTCCTATTTCCGAGGAGGGCGTATTCCGGAAAGTCGACGGGGGTCCTCCAATCGGGCGGGCCATCGTGTCCCTCTCTGTTGAACCAATTTACGATCAAATCGATGCGCTTAGGGTCAAGGCGATCACTTTTCTCATCGCTGTTCTGATCATCGGAATATTGATGGCTTGGGCGGCATCCGGAGAAATGATTTCTCCCTTACGTCAACTGGCTGCTCATGTATCAAGCATGGCAGACGTTTCTGAGACTGGAGCCGATGGGATGTCGTCGACTATGGACGAAGTCGATTTGGTACGAGACAGTTTTTTAAGGTTAAAAGAATCGTTGGATGAGAGAACGGCCGAACTTGCCCTGACTCGTTTCAACCTGGAGGATAACATCCGAAAACATATCACCCTAGAAGCAAGAAACAGTGAGCTCGAACAGATCCTTAACCTGAAGAGCGATCTAATATTACAGCTATCACATGACATCATGACACCACTCGGCGCGCTGTCAACGCATATCGCTAACTTTAACGAGATATCGAAGCCTCAACTCACCAAGCAGGAAAAAAACCGTCTTCTCCGAATGCTCGATCTTTGCGAACGCCTTAAGAGGATGCTTGGGGAAGTTCTTGAGTTTGCTGTCAGAGAAACCGGGAAAATCGAATTGAGGCGCCGTAAAGTCGATTTGGGTGAATTGGCGGGTCAGGTCCTTTTTGCCTTAGAATCTATGCAGGAGGAGATGAAAGTTCGCTGCAATTTGGCGAACGATTTTAAAGGGAAATTCGCCTATGCAGATCCAGATCATGTGGAACAGATCTTAATGAATTTAATTCACAATGCGATCAAAGCAAGTCCTCCGGGATCATGCATCGTGATCACAGCCGACGAGAATCGGTCACAAATTGAAATTGGGGTAAAGGATACGGGATTTGGAGTCGCTCGCGATTTCCAGTCCAAGCTGTTCGAAAAACCGGTGAATCCGAAAGGCCCGAACGGGAACGGTGTAGGTCTTTATATCTGCCGATTTTTGGTAGAGCTACAGGGAGGAAAAATCTGGTTTAAAACGGAAGACAAAGGTTCGACATTTTTCTTTACTCTACCGAAATGCCCGTCAAAAATTGAAGCAGGAATCTCAGATGCCTGA
- a CDS encoding TonB-dependent receptor, which yields MLNNLEVAWNRWVRLKDIQRWRNERFHHEIVLLVEQYHAKFHMNRGYKKMIPIAGSRSKVTVLVSFLIVSSMESYSASAQTLEQKTGNTTEQVKGLEDTPAKGDVVAATDLALDPSGIYNDLKLLDSENRVYTASKRLEAIGTAPIPVTVIPRYYLSALDGENIPQILRLFPGIDVVQLTRTDYSVDIRGYFTRSNFRPKDVLVLIDNRTVYDDYSGNVEWDTLSILPEDVGKIEIIRGGASAIYGANASRGVINIITKPPEGLPYLESDTSFTSRGIRERVATSQPIGPVALTLSGSYDHADIWNRFEEGVRIPDPNGIRVWRYNLGLSKNVGENGILKLDAGGNTGEVLQHTSGGTLLRNDQQTEHVMIEYEHPSLSVRSFWNYHDLESFGALSGKFGSRRTQNLYDLEVVGRVAQFGRSHFSWGGDLRFTEVKSDRIDGDQGQWTTGIFFDEQYNFTNDLLFRLAGRFDYQEESGSQFSPRVGITYQINPENIVKASVSEGYRSPTLSDNFLLLKLGGATVLGNPDLKPERSIWYETGYLAQPIPDLRMGIDLFYVVTNNLIQIVESPVDPDIFNTVNVNEHVLGRGGEIWADYRVVRNVRLLANYAYAGYTKTSDIATTAPHKVNLGILFNAVRNLTGALTFHYVGHASGYFDDQTVSSPSYYTVNLFLGYEITSNLSAGVHLTNLTNRRHREAPIIGEEIGSDYYATIVLRI from the coding sequence TTGCTAAACAACTTGGAGGTCGCCTGGAACCGGTGGGTGAGATTAAAGGACATTCAGCGGTGGAGAAATGAGCGCTTTCATCATGAGATCGTTCTGCTAGTAGAACAGTACCACGCAAAGTTCCACATGAACAGAGGATACAAGAAGATGATCCCTATTGCAGGATCTAGGTCAAAGGTTACCGTTCTTGTGTCATTCTTGATAGTAAGTTCAATGGAAAGCTACAGTGCGTCAGCTCAAACCTTAGAACAAAAGACCGGAAATACGACTGAGCAGGTAAAGGGCCTGGAAGATACCCCTGCAAAAGGAGACGTTGTAGCAGCAACCGATCTCGCGCTGGATCCGAGCGGCATTTATAATGATCTTAAACTATTGGATTCAGAAAATCGTGTTTACACAGCCTCCAAACGGCTGGAGGCAATAGGAACAGCCCCCATTCCCGTCACCGTCATACCAAGATATTATCTCTCCGCTCTTGACGGGGAGAACATACCCCAGATCTTACGTCTCTTCCCTGGAATCGATGTCGTCCAATTGACAAGAACAGATTACAGCGTGGATATCCGAGGTTACTTTACTCGGAGTAATTTCAGGCCGAAGGATGTGTTGGTTCTCATTGATAATAGGACGGTCTATGATGATTATTCTGGGAATGTGGAATGGGACACACTCTCCATCTTACCTGAAGATGTCGGGAAGATCGAAATTATTCGCGGCGGCGCCTCTGCAATCTACGGCGCCAATGCCTCACGCGGAGTCATAAACATCATCACAAAACCCCCAGAAGGATTACCGTATCTTGAGAGCGACACCTCTTTCACCTCGAGAGGAATCCGAGAGCGTGTGGCCACAAGCCAACCCATTGGCCCAGTGGCATTGACTCTCTCGGGAAGTTATGATCATGCAGATATTTGGAATCGGTTTGAGGAGGGGGTTAGAATACCTGATCCGAACGGGATTCGAGTCTGGCGATATAATCTCGGCCTATCAAAGAATGTTGGTGAAAATGGAATTTTGAAGTTAGACGCCGGAGGAAATACTGGCGAGGTACTCCAACACACATCGGGGGGGACCCTCCTGAGGAATGATCAACAGACGGAACATGTGATGATTGAGTATGAACATCCATCTTTATCTGTTCGCTCGTTTTGGAACTATCATGATTTGGAATCCTTTGGCGCGCTGTCTGGAAAATTTGGAAGCCGAAGAACACAAAACCTCTATGATTTGGAGGTCGTAGGGCGAGTGGCGCAATTTGGGCGAAGTCATTTTTCTTGGGGAGGTGATCTGAGGTTTACGGAGGTAAAATCTGACAGGATTGACGGAGACCAAGGGCAGTGGACCACAGGAATCTTTTTTGATGAGCAGTATAACTTTACAAACGACCTTCTTTTTCGTTTGGCAGGGCGCTTTGACTATCAGGAGGAATCGGGGTCCCAATTCTCTCCGCGAGTAGGAATAACATACCAGATTAATCCTGAAAATATAGTTAAGGCCTCAGTGAGCGAGGGATACCGGAGTCCTACCTTATCCGACAACTTTCTTCTTCTTAAACTCGGCGGAGCTACTGTTCTTGGAAATCCGGATTTAAAACCTGAGCGCTCGATCTGGTATGAAACGGGATACCTGGCGCAGCCCATTCCTGATCTGAGAATGGGGATAGACCTATTCTACGTGGTCACGAATAATCTAATCCAAATAGTGGAGTCTCCGGTTGACCCAGACATTTTTAATACTGTCAATGTCAATGAGCACGTATTAGGAAGAGGGGGTGAGATTTGGGCGGACTATCGAGTCGTCAGAAACGTTCGCCTTCTCGCGAACTATGCCTATGCTGGTTACACAAAAACGAGCGATATTGCTACGACCGCTCCACATAAAGTGAACTTGGGTATCTTATTTAATGCAGTCCGGAACCTTACTGGGGCGTTAACGTTTCACTATGTTGGACACGCATCAGGATATTTCGATGATCAGACGGTTTCCTCCCCTTCTTATTACACAGTAAACCTCTTTCTCGGTTATGAAATAACCAGCAACCTAAGCGCTGGAGTCCATTTGACGAACCTGACCAATAGAAGGCATCGAGAGGCGCCGATCATCGGAGAGGAAATCGGGTCCGACTACTATGCGACGATCGTGTTGAGGATTTGA
- a CDS encoding S9 family peptidase, giving the protein MIFALNNILLRRPNLNRPLLPLAIILVLFSGSTDAFAELPPLIPRDLLFGNPERTTPQISPDGKRIAFIAPDEKNILQIWVRTMGQQDDKMISSDKKRGIRRYFWTYDSDQLMYLKDNDGDENYHLYAVNMRTNVVRDMTPFQGVQADLVALDPNFPDEMLVGLNLRDSEKQDVYRVNLKNGAVELDTENPGNMVDWITDAQFKVRAGTATTPEGGAQFLYRDSPEKPWKILRVLQPTEEGRVASLSLDGKTLFAISNQNANAERLLAINIETGKEAIVAEDPIYDIGNAEFGAQGILIHPGKKTIQAVAFYRDRLQWQALDKSISADLEALEKIRKGQINIINRDLSDKLWVVSFTSDDAPVYYYIYDRSLRTAKALFSNQPKIEGLTLAQMKPISFGSRDGLTIHGYLTVPPGIPAKNLPTVLLVHGGPWVRDTWGFNPQAQWLANRGYAVLMINYRGSSGYGKKFLNAGDREWGGKMQNDLTDGVNWIVKEGIADKKKIAIMGRSYGGYAVLAGLAFTPDVFAAGVDIVGPSNIISLLKSIPPDFVPMKAMYFRRVGDPEKDMEFLKLRSPLFSVEQVKAPLLVIQGANDPRVKKKESEQMVEALRKANKVVNYFVYSDEGHYFLRSENRLHLNSKIEEFLAKQLGGRLEPVGEIKGHSAVEK; this is encoded by the coding sequence ATGATATTTGCTCTTAACAATATTCTACTAAGGAGGCCTAACTTGAACCGTCCACTCCTACCATTGGCGATCATCCTTGTATTGTTTTCCGGTAGCACCGATGCCTTCGCGGAGCTCCCGCCTCTTATTCCAAGAGATCTTCTCTTTGGAAATCCCGAAAGAACAACCCCCCAAATTTCACCAGATGGAAAGCGGATCGCATTCATTGCACCTGACGAGAAAAATATTCTTCAGATATGGGTCCGAACAATGGGCCAGCAAGATGACAAGATGATCAGTTCTGATAAAAAGCGCGGGATCCGGCGATATTTTTGGACGTATGATAGTGACCAATTAATGTATCTCAAAGATAATGATGGAGACGAAAACTATCATCTCTACGCCGTGAATATGAGAACGAATGTGGTCCGGGATATGACACCCTTCCAGGGGGTGCAGGCCGACTTGGTTGCTCTAGATCCCAACTTTCCAGACGAAATGCTTGTCGGTTTGAATTTAAGAGATTCTGAGAAACAGGACGTATACCGCGTCAATCTTAAAAATGGCGCGGTTGAATTGGATACGGAAAACCCGGGCAATATGGTCGATTGGATTACAGACGCTCAATTCAAAGTACGCGCTGGAACAGCAACCACCCCTGAAGGAGGCGCTCAATTCCTCTACAGGGATTCTCCAGAAAAGCCATGGAAAATATTGCGAGTCCTCCAACCGACGGAGGAGGGTCGGGTCGCGAGTCTCTCACTCGATGGGAAAACTCTTTTTGCAATCAGTAATCAGAATGCAAACGCGGAGCGGCTTCTGGCCATTAATATTGAAACAGGAAAAGAAGCCATTGTTGCCGAAGATCCTATCTACGACATTGGAAATGCTGAATTCGGAGCGCAAGGGATACTAATCCATCCAGGTAAAAAAACAATTCAGGCGGTGGCATTTTATCGAGACCGGCTGCAATGGCAAGCGCTGGATAAGAGTATCTCCGCTGATCTTGAGGCTCTTGAAAAAATACGCAAGGGCCAAATCAATATTATCAATCGCGACCTCTCCGATAAGCTCTGGGTTGTGTCATTCACTTCCGATGATGCGCCGGTTTACTATTACATTTACGATCGTAGTCTACGGACCGCTAAAGCACTATTCAGTAATCAGCCGAAAATAGAAGGCCTAACCCTGGCCCAAATGAAGCCGATCTCATTCGGATCCCGGGACGGCCTGACCATCCACGGATACCTGACAGTCCCTCCAGGCATTCCAGCCAAAAATTTGCCGACCGTTCTTCTGGTTCACGGCGGGCCCTGGGTCCGAGATACTTGGGGGTTTAATCCCCAGGCGCAATGGCTCGCAAATCGAGGCTACGCGGTTTTGATGATTAACTACCGCGGCTCGAGTGGGTATGGCAAAAAGTTCCTGAATGCGGGTGATCGTGAGTGGGGAGGGAAAATGCAAAACGATCTGACAGACGGCGTCAATTGGATCGTTAAAGAGGGCATAGCGGATAAAAAGAAAATAGCAATCATGGGGAGATCGTACGGCGGCTATGCTGTTCTGGCAGGGTTGGCCTTTACTCCTGATGTCTTCGCTGCAGGAGTCGATATCGTCGGTCCGAGTAACATTATCAGTTTGCTAAAAAGCATTCCTCCGGATTTCGTTCCGATGAAGGCTATGTATTTCCGTCGAGTGGGTGATCCCGAGAAGGATATGGAATTTCTAAAATTACGTTCTCCTCTATTCTCAGTCGAGCAGGTAAAAGCCCCACTCCTGGTTATTCAAGGGGCGAATGATCCACGCGTAAAGAAAAAAGAAAGCGAGCAGATGGTTGAAGCGCTGCGAAAAGCAAATAAGGTTGTTAATTATTTCGTTTATTCGGATGAAGGTCATTATTTCTTGCGTTCCGAAAACCGGCTTCATCTGAATTCAAAAATAGAAGAATTTCTTGCTAAACAACTTGGAGGTCGCCTGGAACCGGTGGGTGAGATTAAAGGACATTCAGCGGTGGAGAAATGA